TGTGGTGGTTTTAAACCTAACAGGTTTCAAAAACCTGTTAGGTTTTTTACAAACGATATTAATCCCCATTTTCGGCATTTCGGGCTTCGGCTGCGCTCAGCCACCGCAATGACCGAAAATGTTGAAATGCCGAAGTGCTTACGCTCGACTTGCAAAATCGAGCGGGATAAAATTTTACTCATTTAAAAGTCTTTTTACGCAGAATATGTATAAAAGAAACGTTAAAAATTTCTGAATCCTTGTAAGAAATTTAGTTTCTTTTATACGGTTTTTATTGCCACAAGGCAATAAAAAATTCCTTGTAAAAAGTGTCTTTTCTTTTGTTTCGTTTTCTTTGGACAAGCAAAGAAAATGAAAGAAACAAAATTGAAACCGTAAAAGTTTATTAATAGCAAAAAAGCTAACGGCTAATGGCTTATGGCTAACAGCTATTAAACAAGCCGCAGAACGATGTTCTTTTTCAAGGTTTTATCAGACCGCAACAACAAATTCGTTAAAAATTCTTCGCACGGCTGTTTGGTATTCGTCTATGTTTTGTGTGCGTTTTATTAAATTAAATGCACCGTTGCCATCGCCGAACGAGGAACACAAGTATTTCCACAATTCCTTTAAAATATTAACCACAACTCCGTCGTTGTTTATTTGTTTTAAATAATCGTAAAGCAAATCGTCTATAAAACTTTTTAATGTTTCGGTAGGATTAGTAAAGTTGATGTTATTAATTTGCATAGCCAAAAAAGGATTGCTGAGCAAGCCCCTGCCTATCATATAAGTATCAACCGAAGGAGTTAGGTTTTGTATCTTTTGAATATCCGAAACATTTAAAATATTGCCGTTATAGACTAAATTCTCCTTGTACAAATCGGCAACCTGTTTAAAAACCGACAAATCAACATCTCCTTTGTACATTTGGTTGCCTGTTCGTGGATGTACAATCAATTCGGATAAGCTATACTTGTTGAATATTGGCAAAAGTTCAAAAATGTCGTTTTTGTCGGTATAACCAATACGACATTTTATAGAAAACTTAATATTTATATCGGCAAAAACCTCATTCAGTATATTATCAACGTCCAAAGGTTTGGCAAGCAATCCGGAACCCCTGCCACGCTTTGCAACACGGGGAAACGGACATCCTAAGTTCCAATTTAATTCGTCGTAGCCTAAATTGTTGCAAAATTGAGCAAACTGCAATATTTCTGTAGAACTTTTGCTATTAATTTGAGGAATTACTTTTGTGTTTCCAAAATTGGTACTCGATAATTCAAAAAGTTGCCTTTTGCTAAAAGTTTTATAATTGGCAACTCCCGTAAAAAACGGTGTAAACATTCTGTCGACACCCGAAAAGTGCTTAGCCCAATTTTTGCGATATATATGACCTGTAATTCCCTGAAAAGGAGCAAAGTACAATTTGTAATTATGCAAGTTTTCCACAATAATATTTAAACCGATTTGAAAAATTCAGTCCCGTTGGTTCTAATAAAACCCATTCTTTTCAGGTATCTGTGATGTTTTTTGCTAGGCTCTTTCATTAAATAGCCCCTTATACCTTTGTTGCTTAATGCCTTAGTAATTTCGGGGTAAACAAATTCGCCGTTTTTAAAATCGCGGTACTCATGGGTAACATAATCTACAACAATCTCAACATTTGAAATTTCATCTATGCGATAACAAAAAATGCCCACTATATTGGCGTTTCGCAACACAATATACTTTTGGAGATTGCCTATAGAATCGAAGTTGCAGTTTGGATGAAACTTTAAAATGTCTTTTTTATAGAAATTAATAAAGCTATTGAAGTATAAATCACTTTCGCTAACTTTTATAATACTGATTTTTATTTTTTTAGAATAAATTTCGTACAGATAATAAATATCTATAATAGTTATAAAAACATTAACAGCAAAGACGGGCACCGACTTAATCAGATAACCGTAAATAAAAAAGACTATAGCACCGAATAAATTTATCCATCTTAGTCTGATAATAGATTTAGTTGCTAACGAAATAGCAATCAGAATTGAGGCAACATAGCCAATCCATTCGAGAATTGTTGGGTTCATTTTTGTTTAAGTATTAATTTGCACAAAGATAATAAAATCACGATTAAGAGCTGAGCAAAAGCAAGTGTTTTTCAATAATATAATGTTAATAAAAACCTGTTTTTTCTTACTGAAAAAAGGCAAAAATCGAACAAAAATGCTTACCTTTGCACAATATTATAAATTAAATCAGATTACAGAAAATGAGTGAGTTGGATATCATTAATAATCAAAACAACAACAATAATAATAACGGCAATTACAATGCCGAAAACATACAAGTATTAGAAGGATTGGAGGCGGTACGCAAGCGTCCGGCTATGTACATAGGCGATGTTAGCTCTCGAGGTTTACACCATTTAGTTTACGAAGTTGTAGACAACTCTATAGACGAGGCTTTGGCAGGATTTTGCGATTTTATAGATGTAAAAATTCATCCCGATAACTCTATTGAGGTTTCCGATAATGGTCGTGGAATACCTACAGACCTACACGAAAAAGAGAAACGCTCGGCTCTCGAAGTGGTTATGACTGTTTTGCACGCCGGCGGTAAATTCGACAAAGGCTCTTATAAAGTGTCAGGTGGCTTGCACGGTGTGGGAGTCAGCTGCGTTAACGCTCTTTCGGAAAATTTAAAGGCTACAGTTTACCGAAATGGGAAAATTTATCAGCAAGAGTATAGCAAAGGTAAACCTTTGTACGCTGTTAAGGAAATTGGCACAACCGACAGAACGGGAACAGTTATATCTTTCTTGCCCGACTCCTCAATTTTTACACTAACCGAATACGATTATCAAACATTGGCTTCGCGTTTGAGAGAACTTGCATTTTTGAACAAAGGAATAACCTTGCAGCTTACCGACTTGCGCGAAAAAGATGAAAACGGAGAATATATTTTTGATAAGTTCTATTCCGAAAAAGGTCTTGTCGACTTTATTTCATACTTAGATAGCAACAGAGAAATAATAATTCCCGAACCTATATACATGGAAGGGGAAAAGAACAACATTCCTGTTGAAATAGTAATGCAATACAACACGTCTTTTTCGGAAAATGTGCATTCGTACGTAAATAATATCAACACTCAGGAAGGCGGAACACACTTATCGGGTTTCCGTAGAGGTCTCACACGTACGCTTAAATCGTATGCCGATAAGTCGGGATTGTTGGATAAAATTAAGATAGATATTTCGGGAGATGATTTCAGAGAAGGCTTAACAGCTATTATTTCCTGCAAGGTCATGGAACCGCAATTTGAAGGTCAGACAAAAACAAAACTCGGCAATAGCGAAGTTATGGGTGCAGTCGACCAGCAAGTGTCGGAAATGCTTACACATTACCTTGAAGAAAATCCCCGACAGGCTAAACTTATAGTCGATAAAGTTATATTGGCAGCCACAGCTCGTCATGCAGCTCGTAAGGCACGCGAACTAGTACAACGTAAAAATGTACTTTCGGGTAGCGGATTACCCGGAAAACTTAGCGATTGCTCCGAAAAAGACCCTGCACTTTGCGAATTGTTTTTGGTGGAAGGGGATTCTGCAGGTGGTACTGCTAAGCAAGGCAGAGACCGTCGCTATCAGGCTATTTTACCACTCAGAGGTAAAATTCTTAACGTTGAAAAAGCAATGCAGCATAAAATATTCGATAGCGAAGAAATTAAAAATATATACACCGCATTAGGCGTTACCATTGGGACAGAAGAAGACAGCAAGGCTCTTAACTTAGAAAAACTTCGTTATCACAAGGTTGTTATTATGACCGATGCCGACGTTGACGGTAGCCACATTGCTACGCTTATCCTTACTTTCTTTTTCAGGTATATGCGTGAACTTATCGACAACGGTTATGTTTACATTGCAACTCCGCCGCTTTATTTGGTTAAAAAGGACGGAAAGGAAAGATATTGTTGGACAGAAGAAGAGCGAAGACAAATTGTTGAAGAATTTTCAACAGATGGTAGCGAAAGAGGAATTCATATTCAACGCTACAAAGGTCTTGGAGAGATGAACGACACGCAATTGTGGGATACTACAATGAATCCCGAACATCGAACTTTGCGACAGATAACTATAGAAAACGCTTCGGAAGCAGATAGAATTTTCAGCATGCTAATGGGTGACGAAGTTGCTCCTCGCCGTGAGTTTATTGAAAAGAATGCAAGATACGCTAATATAGATGCGTAGTTGAGTTTTGATGATTTTTTAAGTTGTGGGGCTGTCTTGAAAACAAGACAACCCCTTTTTTTATCTTGCAAAAAAATATGTTTAATGGTTCGGTGCTCTGCACCTGACTCAAGTTTATTGTTACATAGTTACAAATGGTACGCCGTTCTACGGCTTTGGTTAAATGCCTTCAGTCCTGAATACAGAGTAACGCAACTAGTAACACCTAATTATTCATTGTTCATTGATAATTGCTCATTGCTCATTGCTCATTGCCAAGAGCCAAAAGCTAACGGCTAAAAGCTAATTTAAGAACAAAAAGGTGCGTAGCACCGAACCTCTTAATTCTTATTCTTTTACGTAATTAATAGTTATCCAATTAGAAAATATTGTATCATTTGTATTTGTAATGTACAAGGCTTGTAACTGATAAGCTCCAAAATCTTCATTGCTTTTTTTTAATTTGCTGTAATCAGGAATTCCTTCTATTTTCTCAGTCAACGACCTAAAACTAAGCAAGTTACTAATTTTTAATGTTTTGTTTTTGAATAATATACGTTTTTGAGGCATCGCAGGTTTTCCATCTAAATATCCACGTTCATAAAGTTTATTACGTGCCGGATTTTTAATTTTATAACATCCGTTGAAGGTAAGTCTTTTGTGGATACAATCATATTTCTGTTTATTATTAATGGACGAAATTTCTCGTTTTTAAATTCTATATAGATAACTATTTCACCTTCAGAATAATAACAAGTATCAGTTTCACTCGACAACTGAATAGTTAAACCTTTATTTAATACCTTTTTACTATCTTCTTGATGACTAAATATATTAGTCAACGTAAAAAGCAATACTATCGTGATAATAAACTTCGTATCCATTGTGAAAATGTGTAGTTAGGTATAGTTTCAGGAGTTATTCCTGCAACATGCGAATTATGTATATGTTTTTCTGCAACAGTATATTTTTGTAATCTGAGTTGTTTTCGTAAGATTTACTCAACTCTAAATTATATGCACGACTTTCAAGAAAAGCAAAAACTTTATAAAAATAAAAGTGCTATTTTTTATTTCAAAACCTCAGCAAGTTTTTCTAGCAGTTTTTCTCCTCTCAGGTTAGACTCAATAATAATTCCGTCTTTGTCAATCAAGAAGTTTGAGGGAATGCTCATAACTCCGTACTGTTTTGCTATTTCGCTCCAACCTGTAAGGTCGCTGACGTTGTGCCAAGTTAGTTTGTCTTTTTCAACAGCGTCAATCCAGTCTTGTCTGTTATCATCTAAAGATACACCCAAAACGGTAAAGTTTTTGTTTTTGTACATGTTGTACGCTTTTACCACATTGGGATTTTCGGCACGACAAGGACCACACCACGAAGCCCAAAAATCTATAAGCACATACTGACCTTTTAAGCTGCTTAAACCAACTTCTTTACCTTCGGCGTCGGGCAATGTAAAGTCGGGAGCTTGATTGCCGGGTTGCACACTGCTTAGTATTTCAACTTGACGTTTGATATAATCATAATATGCTGTTCCCGATAAACTTTCGTCTAAAATTGTTATAATATCGGCAAGTTCGGAATAGTCGTAATAATAAATTCTCGATTGTACTAAATACGTACTTATTACGCTTTTGGGGTTTTCTTCTATAAATTTATTAGTATAGGCAAGTATTTCATTGCTAACTGAGTCGTATTGGTTTTCTATTTGCTTAATAATTTCTTCATCGGCATTGCTCTTTTTAGCTTCAACATATTTGTCGTATACTTCGCTTAATTTGGTTTCGTAAACGCTTTGTCCATCTAAGTAGCTTACATACAAATCGTGAGTTTTAGAACCCGTAATTTTTGCTTTCTCAACGCTGTCGGCATTAACATTGACATCAATAACAGCACCACCTTCGGCAAAAACTTTTATTGCTTTTTGCTTGCTTTCGGGCAATAAAATATAAAACAATTCGGGATTGCTTATTTTGCCTTCAAACGTAACTTTATTGTCGGCAAATACAAGCGAGTCGATTGTAGTTATTTTGTCATTCTCAAATTTTTTAAGCAAGGCGTAACCTTCGTATTCAGGTTGCACCGTAACGTTGATTTTAAATTCGTCGGAAGCAATTTTTTTGCCACAACTAAATGTTACAACTAGTAACAAGACAATTGAAAAGAGTTTTAATGTAATTTTTTTCATGGATATATAGTTTTAAATTATTTATTTCTTTTTTGTATAAGGCGGGAAAATATATTGTAAAATTACCGCAAATATTAGTGTAAGTATGCTGTTTAGTATAGTTCGCCACAATAACAGAAAAAATTGCTTAAAACTAAAAGCATCAAGCAGATTTAAAATAAACTGATGTAAGAAAATAATAATTGCAGCGTAATACAAAAACCACGAGAGTTTCATGTCGAAAATACCTGGTTTGGCGTTGGTACCATATTCGGGTTCATTGCCTACAGCCCTTATTACGTAGGGTCTGATAAATGCAGCAAAAACTGTAGCAATAGTATGTATTCCCATAACACCTTCAAAAACATCGACAGATAGTCCGGTAACAAAGGCTAAAATAAGCAGTAACCATCCGGGTGTTTCAAACGGAAGCAATAAAATAAACAGAATATACGCATTTGGATGCAAGTAACCGAACAAATTAATCTTATTCAAAATCAGTACTTGCAATACCAAAAGTAAGACAAAACGTATAATATTTTCTGTTACTAGTTTATTTTTCATTTAATTTATGAGTGTGTTTTTAATGCTATCAAGTTTTTGAAGCTCTTTTATCATCAGGTTGTTAATAATATAAACCGAACCAATGGAACTATAATTTACGCTGTAATCAATTTTTGCCGTGTAAAAGTGTGAATTGTCGGTAGACGAATAATCCCTAACCGTTCCAACCATAATTCCTTTCGGAAAGCTGTACGAGTAGCCGCTGGTAACCACAGTATCGCCAACATTAATTTCTACGTGAAAAGGAATATCGGTAAGTAAGCCTTTTTTGTAGTGTTTTCCGTCCCACGAAACCGAGCCAATTTCATCTGAATTAAGCAGTTTGCAGCTAAGTCTGAAACTTGTATTAAGCAAACTCATAACCAAGCAAAAATTATCGGAAACACTAACGACAATACCCACAGCACCTAAAGGAGATATTACAGCCATATCCTTTTCGATATTATCATTTTTGCCTTTATTAAGCATAATAAAATTGTTGTGCTTGTCAATACTGTTGTAAATTACAGTTGCCGGAACGTAGGTGTATTGTTGCTTGTACAAAGTATCGGTAATTGAATATTCAGCGGTATCGCAAATATATTGCGACGATTTTAATTTTTTGTACAGTTCGGCGTTTTCGGCTCTAAGCAAGTTGTTTTCGTTTTTCAAATTAAAAAAACTTTCAACAGTACTAACGCGTTTGTAGAAGTCGGCTGCAACTCTGTTGTGAAAACGCATAGCCTTAGTGTTTTGGTAGTTGTTGGAAGAAAAAAACATTGACAGAGCAAAAACTTCCAAGACAACAAAAAGCAGTATGAAATTATTTTTAATAATAAATTTTAAAACATTATTCATACTTACACATTATAAATCGGTTACTTCAATTATTTGATAAGGAAAGTAAACTTGTCGAAATTTTTCAGAGCAATTCCTGTTCCCCTAGCAACTGCGTGAAGCGGGTCGTCGGCGATTTTGACAGGCAGTTTGGTTTTGATAGAAATTCTTTTATCTAAACCCCTAAGCAATGAACCGCCACCGGCAAGATAAATACCTGTGCGAAAAATATCAGCCGAAAGTTCGGGTGGTGTTTGTTCTAAGGCACTTGCGACGGCAGCTTCAATTTTAGATATTGAGCGGTCTAAGGCGTGTGCAATCTCGGCGTAGTTAACATAAACTTCGCGAGGAATACCGTTGAGCAAGTCTCTACCATGAACAGGATAATCTGGTGGAGGATTATCTATCTCGGAGAGAGCAGCACCGACTTCAATTTTAATTTGTTCGGCTGTGCGTTCGCCAACGTTGATATTATGTTGCTTACGCATGTATTCGATAATGTCGGAGTTAAAATCGTCGCCGGCAATACGAGTCGACATATTATTAACTATTCCGCCAAGAGCAATAACTGCGATTTCGGTAGTACCACCGCCTATATCAATAATCATATTTCCGCTAGGTTCAAGCACGTCAATACCAATACCAATAGCAGCAGCCATAGGTTCGTGAATAAGTCGTACTTCTTTAGCTCCTGCTTGTTCGGCTGAATCTTTAACGGCACGTTCTTCAACTTCGGTAATTCCCGATGGTATACATATAACCATGCGCAATGCAGGTGGGAAAAGTCCGCGCTTAGCAGAAATCATCTTGATAAATTCTCTTATCATGTATTCCGACGATTGGAAGTCGGCGATAACGCCATCGCGTAGCGGACGAACGGTTTTAATGTGGTCGGGGGTTTTACCGTGCATAAGTTGAGCCTTCTTGCCGACGGCTATAACCTTCGAACTGTTTCTATCAATAGCTATTATTGATGGCTCGTCGACGACCACTTTGTCGTTGTATATAATGATGGTATTGGCTGTGCCAAGGTCCATCGCTATATCTTTTGTCAGAAACGAAAATAATCCCATAATTTTGTTCGTATTATTTTTTTGTAATGATTTTTTTAATGTTTAAAATGTCTGATTCCGGTGAAAACGAGAGCTATACCTGCTTTGTTGCAAAACTCAATCGTATCAATGTCTTTAATTGATCCACCGGGTTCAATTATTGCAGTAATGCCTTCGCTGTGAGCCAACTCAGCCGAGTCGGAAAACGGGAAAAAGGCATCAGAAGCCATAACAGCTCCTTTTAATGAAAAGCCGTTTTCTTTGGCTTTATTGACAGCTTGTTTAACGGCATCAACGCGTGAGGTCATACCGCATCCGCAACCTAAAAGTTGTTTGTCTTTCACCAACACTATAGCATTGCTTTTCAAATGCTTTACAACTGTGTTGGCAAAAATCAGGTCTTCAATTTGCTTATTGGTCGGCTGTACGGTAGATTTGACTTCCCAATTTTTGTCAGTGTTGTGTTTGTAAAAATCTTTTTGCTGTTGTATAACGCCGTTTAAAACCGATTTAAACTGATTTTTAACAATGTTTAAATTGTCTTTTAACTGTAATATTATTCTGTTTTTCTTCGATCTAAGTATTTCCAAAGCATCTTTGTCGTAGCCTGGAGCTAATACTATTTCGAAAAACAAGGTGTTCATTTTATTAGCTGTATCAATGTCTATGGGTTTGTTACAGATTATAACTCCGCCAAAAGCCGAAACAGGGTCGCCGGCAAGGGCTGCATCCCAAGCTTCGCTTAGTGTGGTTCTGCTCGAAACACCGCAAGCATTGGTATGCTTTATTATTACAAAAGTAGGTTCTTCCGAAAAATCGTGTATCATAGCGATAGCTGCATCTATATCTACGATATTGTTGTACGAAATAGCCTTGCCGTGAAGTTGTTCAAAAACATTGTCCAAATTGCCGTAAAAGTACCCGTCTTGATGAGGATTTTCGCCGTATCGCAGTTGGGTAGCAGCAACTTCGGAGTGTTTGAAAACAGGAAGATTTGCTTCTTTATTAAAATGATTAAAAATTTTAGTGTCGTAATGCGACGATACGTTGAAAGCACAAGCAGCCAAATACATTCTGTCGGTAATATCCGATTGTGCATTATTCTCGGTCAAAATCTTGATAAGTATGTCGTATTGCTTGGTTGAAGGAATTATTACAACATCTTGGTAATTTTTGGCAGCAGCACGTATTAGCGAAATTCCGCCTATATCAATTTTCTCTATTATTTGAGCATTGTCGGTCGTTTTCAAAACGGTTTCTTCAAAGGGATACAAATCCACAATGACAAGGTCTATATTCGGGATATTGTATTTTTTCTGTTCTTCGAGGTCGGAAGTGTTATCGCGGCGAAACAAAATTCCCCCAAAAACCAAAGGATGCAATGTTTTAACTCTACCGCCGAATACAGAAGGGAACTTTGTAAGGTCTTCAACCTCAGTAGCGGCAATACCTTTCGACTTCAGGAACTCAAAAGTGCCACCGGTAGAATAAATTTTAACATTGTTTTTCAGTAATAAACCGGCGATTTCTTCAATTCCATCTTTGTTATACACCGAAATCAAAGCCGATTTTATTAATTTTTTATCATCCATTTGATTAAATAATTTGCTCGTTAAATTATAGTTGTTCCAAAAGTACAAATTCTTTGAAATTTTAAGATGATTATCATAAACTTATTAAAAAATTTTGCTCATTTTTTCCAAATGTTTACTTTCGTAAAATAATTATGCACAAAGTATATTTTTTCATAAAGCTGATTAGAGAGTCGTTGGCAACATCGATAAACTCTATAATGTCGAACAAATTGCGAGCTTTTTTATCGTTGCTTGGTATAACCATAGGAATTTTTTCGGTAGTTGTAGTTTTATCGTTTTTTCAGAGCATAGAGCGTACCGTAAGGGAAACAATGGAAGGAATGGGAGGAAGTACTTTGTATATTGATAAATACCCCTGGGTTATGAGGGGCGATTTTGCTTGGTGGGATTACTATAAGCGTCCGACTCCTAAATACGAAGAGTACGAGGCTGTAAGCAAAAAGTGCGCATTGGCTAAGTATTCTGCTTTCACCAAAAATTTTAACAGTCAGGTGAAATACAAGGACAAAAACTATGAAGTTAATATTGTAGCCTGCACCCACGATTTTATTAACATTACTCACATGGGTATTGAGCAGGGCAGATACTTCACTAATACGGAATCGGAAAGAGGAAGCAGAGTAGCCATAGTAGGTAGCAATATTTGCAAGAATTTGTTAGGCGACGAAGACCAACAGCATATCGGTAAAGAAATTATGATTTTAGGAAACAAACTGAAAATTATTGGAGTATTTGAGAAAAAGGGTAATTCTGTTGTGAATACGGGAATAGACAATGCTGTTATGATTCCTTTTAATTTTGGGAGGAAATTAGTAAATATCAAATCCGACTACATGAATTCGTCGATAGTTGTAACTCCAAAGTCAGGAGTAAGTGTTGAGCAGTTGAGCGACGACTTGAAACGAATAATGAGAGCCGAAAGAAGACTTAAGCCTAAAGAGAAAGATAATTTTGCTATTAATCAGATGAGTTTGTTGGATTCGGTATTTGATAATATTTTCGGAGTTTTAAACATGGTAAGTTGGCTCATAGGTTCGTTTTCATTACTGATAGGAGGCTTTGGTATTGCTACAATAATGTTTATTTCGGTAAAAGAGCGTACAGCTCAAATAGGAATAAAAAAAGCCCTAGGAGCAAAATCGTTTTTCATACTCACCGAGTTTATTTTTGAAGCTATATTTTTGGCTCTTATAGGCGGAGTGTTCGGACTTATACTTGTTTATGTAACAACACTAATATTTACTTCACTAACCGGAATAAAGGTAGTACTAAGTTTTGGCAATATTCTTATAGGCTT
Above is a window of Lentimicrobiaceae bacterium DNA encoding:
- a CDS encoding tRNA-dihydrouridine synthase family protein; translation: MENLHNYKLYFAPFQGITGHIYRKNWAKHFSGVDRMFTPFFTGVANYKTFSKRQLFELSSTNFGNTKVIPQINSKSSTEILQFAQFCNNLGYDELNWNLGCPFPRVAKRGRGSGLLAKPLDVDNILNEVFADINIKFSIKCRIGYTDKNDIFELLPIFNKYSLSELIVHPRTGNQMYKGDVDLSVFKQVADLYKENLVYNGNILNVSDIQKIQNLTPSVDTYMIGRGLLSNPFLAMQINNINFTNPTETLKSFIDDLLYDYLKQINNDGVVVNILKELWKYLCSSFGDGNGAFNLIKRTQNIDEYQTAVRRIFNEFVVAV
- the gyrB gene encoding DNA topoisomerase (ATP-hydrolyzing) subunit B, with product MSELDIINNQNNNNNNNGNYNAENIQVLEGLEAVRKRPAMYIGDVSSRGLHHLVYEVVDNSIDEALAGFCDFIDVKIHPDNSIEVSDNGRGIPTDLHEKEKRSALEVVMTVLHAGGKFDKGSYKVSGGLHGVGVSCVNALSENLKATVYRNGKIYQQEYSKGKPLYAVKEIGTTDRTGTVISFLPDSSIFTLTEYDYQTLASRLRELAFLNKGITLQLTDLREKDENGEYIFDKFYSEKGLVDFISYLDSNREIIIPEPIYMEGEKNNIPVEIVMQYNTSFSENVHSYVNNINTQEGGTHLSGFRRGLTRTLKSYADKSGLLDKIKIDISGDDFREGLTAIISCKVMEPQFEGQTKTKLGNSEVMGAVDQQVSEMLTHYLEENPRQAKLIVDKVILAATARHAARKARELVQRKNVLSGSGLPGKLSDCSEKDPALCELFLVEGDSAGGTAKQGRDRRYQAILPLRGKILNVEKAMQHKIFDSEEIKNIYTALGVTIGTEEDSKALNLEKLRYHKVVIMTDADVDGSHIATLILTFFFRYMRELIDNGYVYIATPPLYLVKKDGKERYCWTEEERRQIVEEFSTDGSERGIHIQRYKGLGEMNDTQLWDTTMNPEHRTLRQITIENASEADRIFSMLMGDEVAPRREFIEKNARYANIDA
- a CDS encoding TlpA disulfide reductase family protein encodes the protein MKKITLKLFSIVLLLVVTFSCGKKIASDEFKINVTVQPEYEGYALLKKFENDKITTIDSLVFADNKVTFEGKISNPELFYILLPESKQKAIKVFAEGGAVIDVNVNADSVEKAKITGSKTHDLYVSYLDGQSVYETKLSEVYDKYVEAKKSNADEEIIKQIENQYDSVSNEILAYTNKFIEENPKSVISTYLVQSRIYYYDYSELADIITILDESLSGTAYYDYIKRQVEILSSVQPGNQAPDFTLPDAEGKEVGLSSLKGQYVLIDFWASWCGPCRAENPNVVKAYNMYKNKNFTVLGVSLDDNRQDWIDAVEKDKLTWHNVSDLTGWSEIAKQYGVMSIPSNFLIDKDGIIIESNLRGEKLLEKLAEVLK
- the mreC gene encoding rod shape-determining protein MreC; this encodes MNNVLKFIIKNNFILLFVVLEVFALSMFFSSNNYQNTKAMRFHNRVAADFYKRVSTVESFFNLKNENNLLRAENAELYKKLKSSQYICDTAEYSITDTLYKQQYTYVPATVIYNSIDKHNNFIMLNKGKNDNIEKDMAVISPLGAVGIVVSVSDNFCLVMSLLNTSFRLSCKLLNSDEIGSVSWDGKHYKKGLLTDIPFHVEINVGDTVVTSGYSYSFPKGIMVGTVRDYSSTDNSHFYTAKIDYSVNYSSIGSVYIINNLMIKELQKLDSIKNTLIN
- a CDS encoding rod shape-determining protein; this encodes MGLFSFLTKDIAMDLGTANTIIIYNDKVVVDEPSIIAIDRNSSKVIAVGKKAQLMHGKTPDHIKTVRPLRDGVIADFQSSEYMIREFIKMISAKRGLFPPALRMVICIPSGITEVEERAVKDSAEQAGAKEVRLIHEPMAAAIGIGIDVLEPSGNMIIDIGGGTTEIAVIALGGIVNNMSTRIAGDDFNSDIIEYMRKQHNINVGERTAEQIKIEVGAALSEIDNPPPDYPVHGRDLLNGIPREVYVNYAEIAHALDRSISKIEAAVASALEQTPPELSADIFRTGIYLAGGGSLLRGLDKRISIKTKLPVKIADDPLHAVARGTGIALKNFDKFTFLIK
- the purH gene encoding bifunctional phosphoribosylaminoimidazolecarboxamide formyltransferase/IMP cyclohydrolase, whose product is MDDKKLIKSALISVYNKDGIEEIAGLLLKNNVKIYSTGGTFEFLKSKGIAATEVEDLTKFPSVFGGRVKTLHPLVFGGILFRRDNTSDLEEQKKYNIPNIDLVIVDLYPFEETVLKTTDNAQIIEKIDIGGISLIRAAAKNYQDVVIIPSTKQYDILIKILTENNAQSDITDRMYLAACAFNVSSHYDTKIFNHFNKEANLPVFKHSEVAATQLRYGENPHQDGYFYGNLDNVFEQLHGKAISYNNIVDIDAAIAMIHDFSEEPTFVIIKHTNACGVSSRTTLSEAWDAALAGDPVSAFGGVIICNKPIDIDTANKMNTLFFEIVLAPGYDKDALEILRSKKNRIILQLKDNLNIVKNQFKSVLNGVIQQQKDFYKHNTDKNWEVKSTVQPTNKQIEDLIFANTVVKHLKSNAIVLVKDKQLLGCGCGMTSRVDAVKQAVNKAKENGFSLKGAVMASDAFFPFSDSAELAHSEGITAIIEPGGSIKDIDTIEFCNKAGIALVFTGIRHFKH
- a CDS encoding ABC transporter permease, producing MHKVYFFIKLIRESLATSINSIMSNKLRAFLSLLGITIGIFSVVVVLSFFQSIERTVRETMEGMGGSTLYIDKYPWVMRGDFAWWDYYKRPTPKYEEYEAVSKKCALAKYSAFTKNFNSQVKYKDKNYEVNIVACTHDFINITHMGIEQGRYFTNTESERGSRVAIVGSNICKNLLGDEDQQHIGKEIMILGNKLKIIGVFEKKGNSVVNTGIDNAVMIPFNFGRKLVNIKSDYMNSSIVVTPKSGVSVEQLSDDLKRIMRAERRLKPKEKDNFAINQMSLLDSVFDNIFGVLNMVSWLIGSFSLLIGGFGIATIMFISVKERTAQIGIKKALGAKSFFILTEFIFEAIFLALIGGVFGLILVYVTTLIFTSLTGIKVVLSFGNILIGLLVSSAIGFISGYFPARKASRLAPVDAMRSSF